One stretch of Salmo trutta chromosome 7, fSalTru1.1, whole genome shotgun sequence DNA includes these proteins:
- the LOC115197096 gene encoding apoptosis inhibitor 5, translated as MAVTIEELYRNYGILADAKPEDLSQHKYAYQVILDGVKGGPKEKRLAAQFIPKFFSSFPELADAAINAQLDLCEDEDVSIRRQAIKELPRFAAGENIVRVADILTQLLQTDDSAEFSQVNTALVSIFKMDAKATLRGLFSQILQGEDIVRERAIKFLSIKLKTLPEDTMTKEVEDYVFTETKKVLEDVTGEEFVLLMRILMALKGLQTVNGRQQLVELVVEQAFLEQALNPADPDTVDRLLQCTRQALPLFSKNVHSSRFVSYFCDHVLPNLSTLTSPVAELDIQQEVLKLLAEMSLFCGDMEKVEANLLMLFEKLLEFMPLPPEAEGENGENTMSEEPKLQFSYVECLLFSFHQLGKKLPDFLIDKINAERLKDFKIRLQYFARGLQVYIRQLRVALQGKTGDALKTDENKIKVVALKITNNINILIKDLFHNPPSYKSTVTLSWRPVQKAEAVAQKRPSGEEMGTGSTMKKLLSPPLPRRNARQIYNPPSGKYSATIGNFTNEQRGGFRGGRGRGFGGRGGRSRGRIY; from the exons ATGGCGGTCACTATCGAGGAGCTGTATCGTAACTATGGGATCCTTGCCGATGCTaagccagaggacctgagccag CACAAATATGCCTATCAGGTGATTCTTGATGGGGTGAAGGGGGGTCCCAAGGAGAAGCGCTTGGCTGCACAGTTCATTCCCAAATTCTTCAGCAGTTTCCCAGAGCTGGCAGATGCGGCAATCAATGCACAGCTTGACCTTTGTGAGGATGAAGATGTCTCG ATTCGGAGGCAGGCCATCAAAGAGCTCCCCCGTTTCGCAGCCGGGGAGAACATCGTCAGGGTAGCAGATATCCTCACCCAGCTTCTCCAGACAG ATGATTCGGCCGAATTCAGCCAAGTGAACACAGCGCTGGTCTCGATCTTCAAGATGGACGCAAAGG CTACCCTGCGAGGCCTCTTCTCTCAGATCCTGCAGGGGGAGGACATAGTGAGGGAGAGGGCCATCAAGTTCCTCTCCATCAAGCTGAAGACACTGCCTGAGGACACCATGACCAAGGAGGTGGAGGACTATGTGTTCACCGAGACAAAGAAG GTGCTGGAGGACGTGACAGGGGAGGAGTTTGTGCTGCTGATGCGCATCCTGATGGCGCTGAAGGGCCTGCAGACGGTGAACGGGCGGCAGCAGCTGGTGGAGCTGGTGGTGGAGCAGGCCTTCCTGGAGCAGGCGCTGAACCCCGCCGACCCCGACACCGTGGACCGCTTGCTGCAGTGCACGCGCCAGGCCCTGCCCCTCTTCTCG AAAAATGTCCATTCTTCCCGCTTTGTGAGCTACTTCTGTGACCACGTCCTGCCCAACCTCAGCACCCTGACCAGTCCTGTGGCAGAGCTGGACATTCAGCAGGAG GTGCTAAAGCTGCTTGCTGAGATGAGTCTGTTCTGTGGGGACATGGAGAAGGTGGAGGCCAACCTCCTCATGCTGTTTGAGAAGCTGCTG GAGTTCATGCCGCTTCCCCCAGAGGCGGAGGGTGAGAACGGCGAGAACACGATGAGCGAGGAGCCCAAGCTGCAGTTCAGCTACGTGGAGTGTCTTCTCTTCAGCTTCCACCAGCTGGGCAAGAAGCTGCCCGACTTCCTCATCGACAAGATCAATGCAGAGCGCCTCAAAGACTTCAAGATCAG ATTACAGTACTTCGCCAGAGGGCTGCAGGTATACATTCGCCAGCTGCGAGTAGCCCTTCAAGGCAAGACGGGAGACGCACTGAAGACCGACGAG AACAAGATCAAAGTGGTGGCTCTGAAGATCACTAACAACATCAACATTCTGATCAAG GATCTCTTCCACAACCCACCGTCGTACAAGAGCACGGTCACTCTGTCCTGGAGGCCTGTCCAGAAGGCCGAGGCTGTAGC TCAGAAGCGCCCGTCCGGGGAGGAGATGGGCACAGGCAGTACCATGAAAAAGCTGCTGTCCCCCCCGCTTCCCCGAAGGAACGCGCGACAGATATACAACCCCCCCAGCGGCAAGTACAGCGCCACCATTGGCAACTTCACCAACG AGCAGCGCGGAGGCTTCAGGGGAGGCCGGGGACGAGGCTTCGGAGGCAGGGGAGGCAGGAGCCGAGGCCGAATCTACTGA